Proteins encoded together in one Maricaulis maris window:
- a CDS encoding MoxR family ATPase: MTEMNEPGAELIAEADAATDRLKAVKDSIGRVIYGLENEVELCLTAMLSGGHTLLVGAPGLAKTRLVETIAVATGIDTKRIQFTPDLMPADILGSEILEESDDGKRRFRFMPGPIFCRLLMADEINRASPRTQAALLQAMQEGHVTIAGERHDLPKPFHVLATQNPIEQEGTYPLPEAQLDRFLLRVDVPYPTREAERAILLATTGAETAESVSVLNAEEILKLQSLVRRLPVGERVLESILDLLRLARPDESDVDAVRNGVSWGPGPRAGQALMLAVRARALLQGRLAPSTEDVAALAEPVLKHRMALSFAARADGHTLEGLIKTLADRAA; this comes from the coding sequence ATGACCGAGATGAATGAACCCGGTGCAGAGCTTATCGCTGAAGCAGACGCCGCGACGGATCGCCTCAAGGCGGTCAAGGACTCGATCGGCCGTGTGATTTACGGGCTGGAAAACGAGGTCGAGCTTTGCCTGACCGCGATGCTGTCGGGCGGCCACACGCTGCTGGTTGGCGCACCGGGCCTGGCCAAGACCCGCCTCGTCGAGACCATCGCCGTGGCGACCGGTATCGACACCAAGCGCATCCAGTTCACCCCGGACCTGATGCCGGCGGATATTCTCGGCTCCGAGATCCTCGAGGAATCAGACGACGGCAAGCGCCGCTTCCGCTTCATGCCCGGCCCGATCTTCTGTCGCCTGCTGATGGCCGACGAGATCAACCGCGCCAGCCCGCGCACGCAGGCCGCCCTCCTGCAGGCCATGCAGGAAGGTCATGTCACCATTGCCGGTGAGCGCCACGACCTGCCCAAGCCCTTCCACGTTCTGGCGACCCAGAACCCGATCGAGCAGGAAGGCACCTATCCGCTGCCCGAAGCCCAGCTCGACCGTTTCCTGCTGCGTGTCGACGTGCCCTATCCGACACGCGAGGCGGAACGCGCCATCCTGCTGGCGACAACCGGTGCCGAGACCGCCGAATCGGTGAGCGTTCTGAACGCCGAGGAAATCCTCAAACTGCAATCGCTGGTCCGCCGGCTGCCGGTCGGTGAGCGTGTCCTGGAATCAATTCTCGACCTGCTGCGTCTCGCCCGTCCCGACGAATCGGATGTCGACGCCGTTCGCAACGGCGTATCCTGGGGCCCCGGACCGCGGGCCGGTCAGGCACTGATGCTGGCCGTCCGTGCCCGTGCCTTGCTGCAGGGCCGCCTGGCTCCGTCCACCGAGGATGTTGCCGCGCTGGCCGAACCGGTTCTCAAGCACCGCATGGCGCTGTCCTTCGCGGCCCGCGCCGACGGCCACACGCTGGAAGGCCTGATCAAGACGCTCGCTGACCGGGCGGCCTGA